Proteins found in one Brachypodium distachyon strain Bd21 chromosome 5, Brachypodium_distachyon_v3.0, whole genome shotgun sequence genomic segment:
- the LOC106865463 gene encoding uncharacterized protein LOC106865463 isoform X2 codes for MADGKAPRETAFWRADRALAPGVSHEGDHEGLAPFGRTGLSPPTAVAVPDLMDRASFRRMVLAAIEEGRRSGGRRLHDRLLGESGLLPEVEEIRRNLYTFIEQKIGAERHASKGADLAATWEAGRQELRGGDGKRGLRGGSIGP; via the exons ATGGCGGACGGAAAAGCGCCCCGAGAGACGGCCTTTTGGCGGGCGGACAGGGCGCTCGCGCCGGGAGTGAGCCATGAGGGAGACCACGAGGGGCTCGCCCCGTTCGGGAGGACGGGCTTGTCCCCgccgacggcggtggcggttcCAGATCTCATGGATCGGGCTTCTTTCCGACGGATGGTGTTGGCGGCGATTGAAGAGGGCCGCCggagcggcgggaggaggctgCACGACCGCCTTCTGGGAGAGTCGGGACTCTtgccggaggtggaggagattCGTAGAAACCTATACACCTTCATCGAGCAGAAGATTGGGGCTGAGAGGCACGCGTCAAAG GGGGCAGACCTGGCAGCGACATGGGAGGCTGGCAGGCAGGAGTTGAGGGGTGGCGACGGTAAGCGAGGACTGAGAGGTGGTTCGATAGGGCCTTAA
- the LOC112268497 gene encoding uncharacterized protein LOC112268497: MWSLKVPAKIKIFIWKSLHGALPCKAVLADRHIKTSAQCPMCLNGAEDIRHLLFLCPRARWVWNELGILPEIDKACLVDRAGSSILEFLLLWPFKGNHTLGLGPMPESIAIAAWFLWWDRRNFVHEQKLQKPEASAMSIKVLISNFTKACSSKASPKRNGWSKPPEGMVKLNVDAAFNSDDLSGAVAAVIRDEAGHFVAGANERINWCADAHIAETLALKFGLNLALSIGCFRVLVSGDNLQVIETMVDGVPSSALAAAVYDDCFHLSDEFVIIGFEHCAREANCVAHELAKLARFSDQGIWLDDPPLCIVPFLVSDVTLLNDQ, encoded by the coding sequence ATGTGGTCACTGAAGGTCCCAGCCAAGATAAAAATCTTCATCTGGAAATCACTTCATGGTGCGCTCCCTTGTAAAGCTGTTCTTGCGGACAGACACATCAAAACCAGCGCCCAATGTCCCATGTGTTTAAATGGGGCTGAAGATATTCGACATCTTCTTTTCCTATGCCCTCGTGCTCGATGGGTCTGGAATGAACTTGGGATTTTGCCGGAGATCGACAAAGCTTGCCTGGTTGACAGAGCAGGCTCTTCAATCTTGGAATTCCTTCTCCTGTGGCCTTTCAAAGGGAACCACACACTGGGGCTTGGGCCTATGCCTGAATCGATTGCGATTGCAGCCTGGTTCCTTTGGTGGGATCGGCGAAACTTTGTGCACGAACAGAAGCTACAGAAACCAGAAGCTTCGGCTATGAGTATCAAGGTTCTTATTTCAAACTTCACGAAAGCTTGTTCGTCAAAGGCCTCTCCTAAACGTAATGGCTGGTCTAAACCTCCAGAGGGGATGGTGAAGCTCAACGTGGATGCGGCTTTCAATTCGGATGATTTATCGGGCGCTGTGGCTGCTGTTATTCGGGACGAGGCGGGTCACTTTGTTGCTGGTGCAAATGAGAGGATTAATTGGTGTGCCGATGCTCATATTGCCGAGACCCTGGCACTCAAGTTTGGCTTGAATCTAGCCCTCTCGATTGGCTGCTTTAGAGTCTTGGTGAGTGGCGATAATCTCCAAGTGATTGAGACTATGGTTGATGGCGTCCCCTCATCAGCTCTTGCGGCGGCTGTGTACGACGATTGCTTCCACTTGTCCGACGAGTTCGTAATAATCGGCTTTGAACATTGCGCTCGAGAGGCGAACTGTGTGGCCCATGaactagctaagctagctagattTTCAGACCAGGGGATTTGGCTCGATGACCCTCCTCTTTGTATTGTTCCCTTTCTGGTCTCTGATGTAACTCTCCTCAATGATCAATAA